Below is a window of Yimella sp. cx-51 DNA.
TGCACCGGGAAATCAAGCGGATGCTGACCGATCACCTCACCGGTCGGCAACCGGCGCAGGAACCCGGTGACCTGGCGGCGTACGACGATCGGTCCGGCCGACCAGGTGAGAGCACCCAACGAACGTTCGGAGTCGACACCGGCTATCTCGAACTCCGAATCGGCGCTCGCCCAGGTGGTCCAGCCGGGATCGCCGACCACTACCTCGGCGGTGGCGTTCTCCTGGTCGAAGTCGGTGACTACATGCGTGAGTCCCTGGTGCACATAGACGGCCCCGGTGTGCACGGTGCTCTCGGCCCGGTCGGCGTCGACGGTGCCCAGCACCCGGCTCGTGCGCTTCTCGACGATCGCCACCGGGCTGCCCATGTCGCCGCGCAGGTTCACGTGGTCGCCGGGCCGGTCGTCACGATCCCAGAACCATCCGCGAGGGCGCCGCCGCAGGATTTTCGCGTCGGCAAGGGTGTCGGCAATCGAGGGCAACGACGGCCCGAAGTACTCGCAGTCGTCTTCGGTGAGCGCCATTTCGTACGCGGCAGCGGCCAGGTGCGGCGCGAGCACGTGCGGATTCTCCGGATTGATCACGGCCGCTTCGACAGGCCGTCCGAAGAGTTCTTCGGGATGGCTGATCAAGAAGTTGTCGAGCGGGTCGTCCGCCGCAACGAAGAGCGCGAGCGACTCCCGGCCACTGCGTCCGGCCCGCCCAACCTGCTGCCACAACGACGCGGTGGTGCCCGGCCAGCCCGCGACGATCACCGCATCGAGACCGCTGACGTCGATGCCGAGTTCGAGCGCGTTCGTCGCAGCGATGCCCCGCAACCGACCGGTGCGCAGATCGCGCTCCAACTCGCGGCGCTCCTCCGGCAGGTACCCGCCGCGGTAGGCCGCCACCTGGGTGGTGGGCTCGGTGAGGTGATGGCGCACGGTGTCGGCGACTCGTTCGACACCGACACGCGACGTGGCAAAGGCGAGCGTCTGCACACCGTCGTCGACCAAGCGGGTCATGAGGTCGGCGGTCTCGGCGATCGCGCCACGCTGCACCGGCCCCTGGGGCGTGTCGACCATGCCGGGACGCCACAGCCCGAAGGTGAGCGGACGCCGAGGAGAAGCGTCGTCGGTCACTGCCGTCACCGTGCGCCCGACCAGCGCGCTCGCATGGACGGCAGGCTCGGCAATGGTTGCCGACGCCAACACGAACACCGGGTCGGCGCCGTAGCGGGCAGCCACCCGCCGCAACCGGCGCAACACGAGTGAGACGTGGGTGCCGAAGACGCCGCGGTACTGGTGGCATTCGTCCACCACCACCACCTGCAGCGCTCGGAAGAAGGAGGCCCACCGTTCGTGCGTGGGCAGCAGGGTGTGATGCAGCAGATCGGGATTGCTGAGGATCAGCGCGGCGTGGTCGCGGATCCATCGCCGTTCGTCCCGCGGGGTGTCGCCGTCGAAGACCGCCGCCCGCACCGTCGGGATCGCCCACGCGCGGATGCGCGACTCCTGATCAGCCGCGAGGGCCTTGGTCGGTGCAAGGTAGAGCGCCGTGGCGCCACGCCCGGTCGGGGCACTTGCTCCAGCGCTGACCGCGCTGAGCATGGGCAACTGGTAGCCGAGGCTTTTTCCGGAGGCTGTGCCGGTGCTGATCACCGTGTCAACGCCGTTGTGTACCAGATCGGCGGCCCTGCGTTGATGCTCCCAGAGAGTGCTGATGCCACTACCTCGGACGGCGGCTTCCACCTGCGGGTCGATCCAGTCGGGCCACGAAGCCGGCCTCGCCTCGCGTCCGGGCAAGGTCTCGATATGTGTCAGGAACCCCGTACCCGCACCGTCCAGGCGGCGCACCGCGGTCGCGGGGTTGAAAACGTCGGACATCATCCTCGGGGGTGGGTAGACAAGAAAGATAGGCGAATGCTGCACCTTCAGCGTATGGTGCGTCTTGCGTGCGGCAACATGGCACGCTTTCCGATGCATTTCCGTACGACAGTCGAAGGACGCACACCCTGTGGATCTGACGGTCACACGGCGCCAGCGCGATGGGCGCACGATTCTGCACCTCGCCGGCGAGGTGGATGTTGCAACCGCCCCCAAGCTACGCGACGAATTGGGTCGAGCGATCTCCGAAGGGTCGTTGGATTTGATCGTCGACCTCAGCGACGTCCCGTTCCTCGATTCCACTGGTCTCGGTGTGCTCGTCGGGCGACTCAAAGCGGTACGTCTGCAGGGCGGTGACCTCGTGCTGGCCGCGTTGCAGGACCGCACGTTGCGCAACTTCCACATCACCGGCCTCGACCGCGTGTTCCGGCTCTACGACTCCGTTGACGACGCACTGGCAGCCGACACCCAGCCGGACGCCGCCTCCTCGATGTGAGTCACACCGGCCTCATCGCGAGGGCGGGACTGCTTGCTCGTCTGACCGACGACCTGCGCGCCGCTGACTTCACCGTCGACGGCATCGAACAACACCTCGGCCCGGTCGCCACCGCTGCACTGCACCGCGAACAGACGATCCCGGCCCGACGAGTGTTGGTCGGCGACCACCCGCTCGACATCCTGCTCCGGCTCTTCGCGCTCGGCGAACCTCAGAGCGATGCACTGATCGACATCGCGTTGCCCTCGTGCCGCGCCGAGGGCCTGCGCAGTCTTGGGCTGGTGGACGACGACGGCCGCGCTCGGTTCGACCTGAGCCCCTACGCCGATGAGCGCCATTCCTGGTGGTTGGTCTCCGACGTGCCAGAGACCATCACCGGCGGCCCGCTGGAGGACGAGCACGTGCTCGGTGTCGGG
It encodes the following:
- a CDS encoding DEAD/DEAH box helicase, translating into MSDVFNPATAVRRLDGAGTGFLTHIETLPGREARPASWPDWIDPQVEAAVRGSGISTLWEHQRRAADLVHNGVDTVISTGTASGKSLGYQLPMLSAVSAGASAPTGRGATALYLAPTKALAADQESRIRAWAIPTVRAAVFDGDTPRDERRWIRDHAALILSNPDLLHHTLLPTHERWASFFRALQVVVVDECHQYRGVFGTHVSLVLRRLRRVAARYGADPVFVLASATIAEPAVHASALVGRTVTAVTDDASPRRPLTFGLWRPGMVDTPQGPVQRGAIAETADLMTRLVDDGVQTLAFATSRVGVERVADTVRHHLTEPTTQVAAYRGGYLPEERRELERDLRTGRLRGIAATNALELGIDVSGLDAVIVAGWPGTTASLWQQVGRAGRSGRESLALFVAADDPLDNFLISHPEELFGRPVEAAVINPENPHVLAPHLAAAAYEMALTEDDCEYFGPSLPSIADTLADAKILRRRPRGWFWDRDDRPGDHVNLRGDMGSPVAIVEKRTSRVLGTVDADRAESTVHTGAVYVHQGLTHVVTDFDQENATAEVVVGDPGWTTWASADSEFEIAGVDSERSLGALTWSAGPIVVRRQVTGFLRRLPTGEVIGQHPLDFPVHTLRTRGVWWTLPEAVLAAAGVGEDRLPGALHAAEHAAIGLLSYVAQSDRWDVGGVSTALHRDTGLPTIVVYDGFPGGAGIAERGFADAKRWIGATLDAVSRCRCRTGCPSCVQSPKCGNGNEPLDKDGAVTVLRLVLDELSADR
- a CDS encoding anti-sigma factor antagonist, whose protein sequence is MDLTVTRRQRDGRTILHLAGEVDVATAPKLRDELGRAISEGSLDLIVDLSDVPFLDSTGLGVLVGRLKAVRLQGGDLVLAALQDRTLRNFHITGLDRVFRLYDSVDDALAADTQPDAASSM